The Pectinophora gossypiella chromosome 15, ilPecGoss1.1, whole genome shotgun sequence genome has a window encoding:
- the LOC126373065 gene encoding uncharacterized protein LOC126373065, whose translation MDRITFKINDVSHSVGCEVSSDVTLLDYIRNVAELRGTKYMCREGGCGACIVSAVKKTGASPTSVNSCLVSVTSCQGWEITTVEKVGNKLDGYSPLQTTLAEHHGTQCGYCTPGWIMAMYSLVKSKKALTPLEIEKSFGSNVCRCTGYRPILDAFKKFATNSKETDLLDIEDLTICKKTGSPCTKNNCDDDDWCLVSPEDLKQTVTQIDLKDGRKWFRAKFILDIFAVLYREGHDSYMLVAGNTAKGAYPIEYPRILIDISSVLELKGFFVDQNLVIGANVTLSELLEIFKLMSKETYFGYLQKFYDHLSLVAHIPVRNLGTIAGNLMIKHQHNEFPSDVFLLLETVGAQVTILNAFGIRRAVTMQQFLKTDMTLNVIVNILLPPLSSDYRLVTFKIMPRAQSAHAIVNAGFLYKFSRFNNLIAEGRIVYGGLSATFVRAVRTELLLVGKNLFTNNTIQDAIKSLKTELIVPENPPEPSAAYRKQLAINLFYKGVLTLCPPERISSRLRSGADRVRESRPSSDGRQIFDTNPTLWPVNQPVKKLEALIQCSGEAPYSEDLPALPNEVFATFVLSTVPTGTIVTMNPSKALSCPGVIAFYSAKDIPGVNSFTPSGTLFYPVYEEIIATGEIKYFNQPIGIIVAESRALADRAAKLVDVKYSGIKKPVIDIKEAKKDPARNIVVANTPAKEKGADVQKVIKGESTVYGQYHFSMETLVCVSKPIEEGLEVHAATQWMDGVQQMTAEALNMDVNRIDVHVRRLGGAYGIKISRASQAAVACSLVAKKLNRPCRFIQSLTTNMRAVGKRLPCSRDFEVGVSKTGEIQYVNYDLYEDNGFIVNEPLALFTLDIYNNCYNNARWNFRCFNTLTDTAKNTWCRSPGTLEAIAMAEILMEQISYEMSLDPIAVRLANLDETKYGEMRTMVDNVKATASYDERRAAVDKFNKENRWKKRGLRMSLSRWTPLGTQYFNITVSVYHADGSVAITHGGIEMGQGINTKAAQIAAYFLKVPLEKIQVKANNTVIAPNGFITGGSLTSQNVGVGVQQACEELLARLDPIRATMDNPTWEALVKKAFEMDVNLQGHGFVNNASMQTFDILGVVLAEVEIDVLTGECDIIRVDILQDVGRSVSPEIDIGQIEGAFVMGLGYWTSEHLYYDKNTGEVLTDRTWHYHVPQARDIPRDFRVYIKKNSYSNDTFLGAKGSGEPPICLSVVLSFAYREAISEARLDSGTPKTTWFNIDGPVTTEEICMLSLTDTKDFLISI comes from the exons TGCCTAGTATCAGTGACGTCATGCCAGGGTTGGGAGATCACGACGGTAGAGAAAGTGGGCAACAAGCTGGACGGCTACAGTCCACTGCAGACGACCCTGGCTGAACACCATGGGACTCAGTGCGGGTACTGCACGCCCGGATGGATCATGGCCATGTACAG TCTAGTTAAAAGTAAGAAGGCACTAACGCCTTTGGAAATCGAGAAATCATTTGGAAGTAACGTTTGTCGATGTACAGGCTACAGACCAATACTCGATGCCTTCAAGAAATTTgctacaaactccaaagaaacgGATTTACTGGATATTGAAGACTTGACTATATGCAAGAAGACGGGGTCTCCTTGCACCAAGAATAAttgcgatgatgatgattggtgTCTCGTATCTCCTGAAGATTTAAAACAAACTGTTACCCAAATTGATTTGAAAGATGGAAGAAAGTGGTTCAGAGCCAAGTTTATTCTTGATATATTCGCAGTGTTGTATAGAGAGGGCCACGATTCATATATGCTGGTCGCGGGAAATACCGCTAAAG GAGCCTACCCTATAGAGTATCCTCGTATACTAATTGACATCAGCTCAGTACTTGAGTTAAAAGGGTTCTTCGTAGACCAAAACTTGGTAATTGGTGCTAATGTAACATTGAGTGAGCTTTTGGAAATCTTCAAACTGATGTCCAAAGAGACTTACTTCGGCTACCTGCAAAAGTTCTATGACCATTTGAGTTTGGTCGCTCACATACCAGTGAGAAAT TTAGGTACTATTGCCGGCAACCTGATGATAAAACACCAGCACAATGAGTTTCCATCTGATGTTTTTCTCTTGTTAGAAACTGTTGGTGCTCAGGTGACAATTT TAAATGCTTTTGGGATCAGACGCGCGGTGACAATGCAACAATTTCTAAAAACTGATATGACATTAAATGTCATTGTTAATATTCTTCTACCACCACTCTCTAGTGATTACCGTCTAGTCACATTTAAG ATAATGCCACGGGCTCAAAGCGCCCATGCCATAGTAAACGCCGGATTTCTATACAAATTCAGTAGATTCAACAATTTGATAGCAGAAGGCAGAATTGTGTACGGAGGACTATCAGCAACATTTGTTAGAGCAGTAAGAACAGAATTATTACTGGTTGGAaagaatttatttacaaataacacTATACAGGATGCTATTAAGAGTTTGAAAACGGAACTTATTGTACCAGAAAACCCACCTGAACCTTCAGCGGCGTATCGGAAACAACTTGCGATTAATCTGTTTTACAAG GGTGTTTTAACACTCTGTCCCCCAGAACGAATAAGCAGTCGCTTACGTTCAGGAGCGGATAGAGTGCGAGAGTCTCGGCCTTCATCTGATGGTCGCCAAATATTTGATACTAATCCCACTTTATGGCCCGTGAATCAACCTGTGAAAAAGTTGGAAGCTTTG attcAATGTTCTGGTGAAGCGCCTTACTCCGAGGATCTGCCAGCATTGCCTAATGAAGTGTTTGCTACTTTTGTGCTCAGCACAGTACCTACAGGCACTATAGTGACCATGAACCCTAGCAAAGCTTTG agttGTCCAGGAGTCATAGCGTTTTATTCAGCAAAAGATATACCAGGAGTTAATTCGTTCACACCAAGTGGGACATTATTCTATCCAGTCTATGAAGAAATAATAGCTACTGgtgaaatcaaatattttaatcaaCCAATTGGAATCATCGTAGCCGAGTCTCGTGCTTTAGCAGACAGGGCGGCCAAATTAGTTGATGTCAAGTATTCAGGTATTAAGAAACCTGTTATTGACATCAAAGAAGCGAAGAAAGATCCAGCTAGAAACATAGTAGTTGCCAATACACCTGCCAAGGAAAAAGGAGCCGATGTGCAAAAGGTTATAAAAGGAGAAAGTACAGTTTACGGACAATATCACTTTTCTATGGAGACGTTGGTTTGTGTATCGAAGCCAATAGAAGAAGGTTTGGAAGTTCATGCCGCGACGCAATGGATGGATGGCGTGCAGCAAATGACAGCAGAGGCGTTGAATATGGATGTGAATAG GATTGACGTCCATGTTCGTCGTCTTGGTGGTGCATATGGTATCAAGATATCGAGGGCATCACAAGCGGCTGTAGCCTGCAGTTTGGTGGCAAAGAAACTAAACCGGCCTTGTCGGTTCATTCAGTCTCTGACTACGAATATGCGGGCTGTGGGAAAGCGACTTCCCTGCTCAAGAGATTTTGAG GTTGGTGTGAGCAAAACAGGGGAAATACAGTATGTAAATTACGATTTATATGAAGACAACGGTTTTATCGTAAATGAACCATTAGCACTTTTTACTCTTGACATCTATAATAATTGCTACAATAATGCACGATGGAACTTCAGGTGTTTTAACACATTGACGGATACTGCTAAAAACACTTGGTGCAGATCACCCG GGACCCTTGAGGCTATAGCGATGGCTGAAATTTTAATGGAGCAGATATCTTACGAAATGTCTCTGGATCCAATAGCTGTGCGTTTGGCAAATTTAGACGAAACAAAGTATGGGGAAATGAGAACAATGGTTGATAATGTAAAAGCAACTGCTAGTTACGACGAACGAAGAGCAGCAGTTGATAAGTTTAACAAAGAAAACAGGTGGAAAAAACGTGGCTTACGAATGTCTTTATCCAGATGGACTCCACTGGGAACCCAATATTTTAACATAACTGTATCTGTTTACCACGCCGACGGGTCAGTGGCTATCACCCACGGTGGCATAGAAATGGGTCAAGGTATTAACACAAAAGCGGCTCAGATTGCAGCATATTTCTTGAAAGTACCATTAGAGAAGATTCAGGTAAAAGCTAATAACACTGTTATAGCTCCTAACGGATTCATAACAGGGGGAAGCCTTACCTCACAGAACGTCGGAGTTGGTGTTCAGCAAGCGTGTGAGGAACTTTTGGCTAGATTAGATCCAATCCGGGCAACCATGGATAATCCAACCTGGGAAGCGCTGGTGAAGAAGGCGTTTGAAATGGACGTAAATTTGCAAGGTCATGGATTTGTCAATAACGCTTCCATGCAGACTTTCGACATACTTGGAGTGGTGCTAGCAGAAGTTGAAATCGATGTTCTGACAGGAGAGTGTGATATTATTAGAGTCGACATACTGCAGGATGTGGGCAGAAGTGTTAGTCCTGAAATTGATATTGGACAG ATTGAAGGAGCTTTTGTTATGGGATTAGGATATTGGACATCAGAACACTTGTATTACGATAAAAATACCGGAGAGGTGCTAACAGATCGCACTTGGCACTATCACGTGCCTCAAGCGAGAGATATCCCCAGAGATTTCAGAGTCTATATAAAGAAGAACTCATACAGCAATGACACTTTTCTTGGAGCTAAAG gGTCGGGAGAGCCGCCGATTTGCCTATCAGTAGTGTTATCATTTGCCTACAGAGAAGCAATATCCGAAGCTAGGCTAGACTCTGGTACTCCCAAAACTACGTGGTTTAATATCg ATGGCCCAGTCACCACGGAAGAAATATGTATGTTGTCGTTAACCGATACAAAAGATttcttaataagtatttaa